A DNA window from Camelina sativa cultivar DH55 chromosome 13, Cs, whole genome shotgun sequence contains the following coding sequences:
- the LOC104737121 gene encoding reticulon-like protein B2 → MADEHKHAESSPAVEVVERESLMEKLSEKIHHKGDSSSSSSSDEENEKKTSSSSSPRSLKSKVYRLFGRERPVHKVLGGGKPADIFMWKNKKMSGGVIGGATVAWVLFELMEYHLLTLLCHVMIVALAVLFLWSNATMFIHKSPPKIPEIHIPEDPLLQLASGLRIEINRGFSSLHEIASGRDIKKFLSAIFGLWVLSILGGCCSFLTLAYIALVLLFTVPLIYDKYEDKIDPYGEKAMAELKKQYAVFDAKVLSKIPRGPLKNKKKD, encoded by the exons ATGGCGGATGAACATAAGCATGCAGAATCTTCACCAGCGGTGGAGGTTGTAGAGAGAGAATCGTTGATGGAGAAGTTATCGGAGAAGATCCATCACAAAGGTGATTCGTCTTCCTCGTCTTCATCAGATGAAGAGAACGAGAAGAAaacatcgtcttcttcgtctccgaGGTCTTTGAAATCGAAGGTTTATCGTTTGTTTGGTAGGGAGAGACCTGTTCATAAGGTTCTCGGCGGTGGAAAAC CGGCGGATATATTTATgtggaagaacaagaagatgtCAGGTGGTGTAATTGGTGGTGCTACAGTAGCTTGGGTGCTCTTTGAATTAATGGAGTATCATCTTCTTACTCTGTTATGTCATGTGATGATCGTTGCTCTTGCTGTGTTGTTTCTATGGTCTAATGCCACCATGTTTATTCATAA GTCACCACCAAAGATTCCTGAAATTCATATCCCTGAAGATCCTCTTCTTCAGCTTGCTTCGGGTCTCAGAATCGAAATCAACCGtggtttctcttctcttcatgaGATTGCATCTGGAAGGGATATCAAGAAGTTTCTCTCT GCAATTTTTGGATTGTGGGTTCTATCCATCTTGGGTGGCTGCTGTAGTTTCTTGACATTAGCGTACATAG CTTTGGTTCTGCTCTTCACTGTTCCTCTTATCTACGATAAGTACGAAGACAAAATAGACCCATACGGTGAGAAAGCGATGGCTGAATTGAAGAAGCAATACGCTGTGTTTGACGCAAAGGTTTTGAGCAAAATCCCAAGAGGACctttgaagaacaagaagaaagattag
- the LOC104737122 gene encoding probable respiratory burst oxidase homolog protein I — MSMSFSGGTHDDDRWGSNLASAGEFTQSSQSLPAPYSPFSSSSSSGEELVEVTIEFPSGVLLNIDSVTTTDQEMITSCSASNSGTMSRSLGWSASSSHRNSELHTVERAKKFSRDLKQKLQRISLGYSSRSAPEPVVPNVTDHAILCRTLTQRFTNRIGTSTQRAIHGLKFISSKDNGIADWRQVQNNFVNLSKDGHISRSDFAICIGMENENEDSKEFGEELFDALCRRRRLMVDKINLQELYEFWYQITDDSFDSRLQIFFNMVKNGDGRITEKEVKEIIILSASANNLSRLRQRAEEYAALIMEELAPDGLDSQYIELKDLEMLLLEKDISHSYSQPYSQTSRALSQNLKDKRWGIIRSLLYSLQDNWKRIWVLTLWLVIMAWFFMWKCVQYKNKDAFHVMGYCLVVAKGAAETLKFNMALILLPVCRNTITYLRSTGLSYAVPFDESINFHKTISLAIIVAMVIHSSSHLACDFPRILTSTEADYKRYLVHYFGVIRPTYFDLVNTPVGITGFIMVAFMVIAFTLASRRCRRNLTKLPKPFDKLTGYNAFWYSHHLLLMVYVLLVIHGFSLYLEHKWYRKTIWMYLSVPVLLYAGERILRFFRSRLYTVEICKVVIYPGNVIVLRMSKPTSFDYKSGQYIYVQCPAVSKFEWHPFSITSSPGDDYLSIHIRQLGDWTEGIKKAFSVVCQAPEPGKSGLLRADGPNQRSLPELLIDGPYGAPAQDHWKYDVVLLVGLGIGATPFISILRDLLNNIIKQNEQAVISMSGSRSNSNISSDHSSSCLNSEARIRSPQNQTRTLMTKNAYFYWVTREQGSFDWFKEIMNEIADLDIKGVIEMHNYLTSVYEEGDTRSTLLTMIQTLNHAKNGVDIFSGTKVRTHFGRPKWKKVLSKISTKHRNARIGVFYCGVPSLGKELSTLCHEFNQTGCSRFEFHKEQF, encoded by the exons ATGTCAATGTCATTCTCCGGCGGGACTCACGACGACGATCGTTGGGGATCCAATTTAGCTTCCGCCGGAGAATTCACACAAAGCTCTCAATCATTGCCTGCACCATACTcacccttctcctcctcctcctcctccggtgaAGAGCTCGTGGAAGTAACAATCGAATTCCCAAGCGGCGTATTACTAAACATCGACTCTGTTACAACCACCGATCAAGAGATGATCACCTCTTGCTCTGCTTCTAACTCAGGAACAATGTCTCGTAGCTTAGGGTGGAGCGCGTCGTCTAGTCATCGGAACTCAGAGCTTCACACGGTTGAAAGAGCCAAAAAGTTCTCGAGAGATCTTAAACAAAAGCTTCAAAGGATCTCATTAGGCTATTCTTCTCGGTCTGCACCGGAGCCTGTGGTTCCTAATGTTACCGATCATGCTATTCTATGTCGAACTTTAACACAACGATTCACCAATCGTATTGGAACGTCAACGCAGAGAGCGATTCATGGTTTGAAATTCATAAGCAGTAAAGATAACGGGATCGCGGATTGGAGACAAGTTCAAAACAATTTCGTCAATCTTTCCAAAGATGGTCATATTAGCCGAAGTGATTTCGCTATTTGCATAG ggatggAGAATGAGAATGAGGATTCAAAAGAGTTTGGAGAAGAGTTGTTCGACGCGTTGtgtaggagaagaagattaatGGTTGACAAGATCAATCTTCAAGAACTATATGAGTTTTGGTATCAGATTACAGACGATAGCTTCGATTCTCGGCTACAAATCTTCTTTAACAT GGTGAAAAATGGAGATGGTAGAATCacagagaaagaagtaaaagag ATAATTATACTAAGTGCATCAGCAAATAATCTATCAAGGTTGAGACAACGAGCAGAAGAGTATGCAGCACTGATCATGGAAGAATTGGCTCCGGATGGGCTCGACTCTCAGTACATAGAG TTAAAGGACCTAGAGATGCTACTACTAGAGAAGGACATATCTCATAGTTACAGCCAACCGTACAGCCAAACAAGCCGAGCCTTAAGTCAAAatctaaaagataaaagatgggGAATAATCAGGAGCTTGCTTTACTCTTTGCAAGACAATTGGAAGAGGATTTGGGTTTTGACATTGTGGTTAGTGATCATGGCATGGTTCTTTATGTGGAAATGTGTTCAGTACAAAAACAAAGACGCATTCCATGTAATGGGTTACTGCCTTGTCGTGGCAAAAGGTGCAGCTGAGACTTTGAAGTTCAACATGGCTCTTATCCTTTTGCCTGTCTGTAGAAACACCATCACTTATCTTAGATCCACTGGTTTGTCCTACGCAGTGCCTTTCGATGAGAGTATCAACTTCCACAAG ACGATCTCTCTAGCAATCATTGTTGCCATGGTTATACATTCATCAAGCCACCTTGCTTGTGATTTCCCAAGGATTCTAACATCTACAGAAGCTGATTACAAAAGATACTTGGTTCATTACTTTGGTGTGATCAGACCTACATACTTTGACTTGGTGAACACTCCAGTGGGAATCACTGGTTTTATAATGGTTGCTTTTATGGTAATTGCATTCACATTAGCCAGCCGAAGATGCAGACGGAACCTTACTAAGTTGCCAAAACCATTTGACAAACTTACAGGATATAATGCTTTCTGGTATTCACATCACTTACTTCTAATGGTTTATGTTCTTTTAGTCATCCACGGTTTTTCCTTATATCTCGAGCATAAATGGTACCGCAAAACG ATATGGATGTATCTTTCTGTGCCAGTTTTACTCTATGCTGGTGAAAGGATACTTAGATTCTTTCGTTCGAGGCTTTACACCGTTGAAATCTGCAAG GTTGTAATTTATCCCGGAAACGTTATTGTGCTACGTATGTCTAAGCCTACTTCATTTGATTACAAGAGtggacaatatatatatgtccagtGTCCTGCAGTATCAAAATTTGAGTG GCATCCGTTTTCCATTACTTCATCCCCTGGAGATGATTATCTCAGCATCCACATTCGTCAGCTTGGTGATTGGACAGAAGGGATTAAGAAGGCATTCTCAGTGGTATGTCAAGCTCCCGAACCTGGAAAAAGTGGACTTCTCAGAGCAGACGGACCAAACCAAAGAAG TTTGCCAGAGCTGTTGATAGATGGACCTTATGGTGCTCCAGCGCAAGACCATTGGAAGTATGATGTGGTATTACTAGTTGGCCTTGGAATCGGGGCAACACCTTTCATTAGCATTTTGAGAGATCTACTCAACAACATTATTAAGCAAAATGAACAAGCTGTGATCAGTATGTCAGGTAGTCGTAGTAACAGCAACATCTCGTCGGATCACAGTTCTAGTTGCTTAAACTCGGAAGCTCGGATTAGAAGTCCACAAAATCAAACGAGGACATTGATGACCAAGAACGCTTATTTTTACTGGGTGACACGAGAACAAGGTTCCTTCGATTGGTTTAAAGAAATCATGAACGAAATTGCTGATTTGGATATAAAG ggtGTTATTGAGATGCACAACTACTTGACTAGTGTGTACGAAGAAGGAGATACTCGATCAACTCTTCTCACCATGATCCAAACGCTAAACCATGCTAAAAATGGCGTAGACATATTTTCTGGAACCAAG GTAAGGACGCATTTTGGGAGGCCGAAATGGAAGAAGGTTTTATCAAAGATTAGCACCAAACATAGGAACGCAAGAATAg GAGTGTTCTACTGTGGAGTACCGAGTTTGGGGAAGGAACTTTCAACACTCTGCCATGAATTTAACCAGACGGGTTGCTCCAGGTTCGAGTTCCACAAAGAACAGttctaa